Proteins encoded in a region of the Macaca mulatta isolate MMU2019108-1 chromosome X, T2T-MMU8v2.0, whole genome shotgun sequence genome:
- the LOC704365 gene encoding large ribosomal subunit protein eL34, producing the protein MVQRLTYRRRLSYNTASNKTRLSRTPGNRIVYLYTKKVGKAPKSACGVCPGRLRGVRAVRPKVLMRLSKTKKHVSRAYGGSMCAKCVCDRIKRAFLIEEQKIVVKVLKAQAQSQKAK; encoded by the coding sequence ATGGTCCAACGTTTGACATACCGACGTAGGCTTTCCTACAATACAGCCTCTAACAAAACTAGGCTGTCCCGAACCCCTGGTAATAGAATTGTTTACCTTTATACCAAGAAGGTTGGGAAAGCACCAAAATCTGCATGTGGTGTGTGCCCAGGCAGACTTCGAGGGGTTCGTGCTGTAAGACCTAAAGTTCTTATGAGATTgtccaaaacaaagaaacatgtcAGCAGGGCCTATGGTGGTTCCATGTGTGCTAAATGTGTTTGTGACAGGATCAAGCGTGCTTTCCTTATCGAGGAGCAGAAAATCGTTGTGAAAGTGTTGAAGGCACAAGCACAGAGtcaaaaagctaaataa